In a genomic window of Meriones unguiculatus strain TT.TT164.6M chromosome 8, Bangor_MerUng_6.1, whole genome shotgun sequence:
- the LOC110562080 gene encoding olfactory receptor 8S1: protein MEVRNVTEFVLLGLSSNPGARVLLFVLFLLIYILTLVGNLLMLAVISSDSYLRTPMYFFLRHLSFMDAFYSSVIVPRLLRSLISEWKTISSLGCFIQIALVIFSGATEACLLSAMAYDRFQAVCHPLLYGVTMSGKVCSGMVALSWAMGMSVSLTNTLLLAQEHFCGPNLIHSFACELPPVLSLVCSDPRATVASILTTLVVLGLGTLVLLLGSYSRIITAALRINSATGRTKIFSTCSSHFLVVTIFYGSGVFRYMTPASGSALEQVLSLQYSVVTPLLNPLIYSLKNKEVKVALRRMLTRKSRRTL, encoded by the exons ATGGAAGTCAGGAACGTCACTGAGTTTGTGCTGCTGGGACTCAGCAGCAACCCTGGGGCCCGGGTGCTGCTCTTTGTGCTGTTCTTGCTGATTTACATCTTGACCCTCGTGGGGAACCTGCTGATGCTGGCGGTGATCAGCTCTGACTCCTACCTTCGcacccccatgtacttcttcctgagACACCTCTCCTTCATGGATGCCTTCTATTCCTCGGTCATTGTGCCTAGGTTGCTGAGGAGCCTTATTTCTGAGTGGAAGACTATATCCTCCCTGGGGTGTTTCATTCAGATCGCCCTGGTCATATTTTCTGGGGCCACTGAAGCCTGCCTCCTTTCCGCCATGGCCTACGACCGGTTCCAGGCTGTGTGCCATCCGCTGCTGTATGGGGTCACTATGAGTGGAAAGGTGTGTTCTGGGATGGTGGCCCTGTCCTGGGCCATGGGAATGAGCGTCAGCCTGACCAACACCCTCCTGCTGGCTCAGGAGCACTTCTGTGGCCCGAACCTCATCCACAGCTTTGCCTGTGAGCTTCCTCCCGTGCTCTCGTTGGTCTGCTCTGACCCCCGCGCTACTGTCGCCTCCATCCTCACCACCTTGGTGGTCTTGGGTCTCGGGACTCTTGTCCTACTGCTGGGATCCTACAGCCGCATCATCACAGCAGCCCTGAGGATCAACTCGGCCACAGGTCGGACCAAGATCTTCTCCACATGTTCTTCTCATTTCCTTGTAGTCACCATCTTTTATGGCTCAGGAGTATTCAG GTACATGACACCAGCGTCCGGCTCAGCCCTGGAGCAAGTGTTATCTCTGCAGTACAGTGTGGTGACCCCGCTGCTAAACCCCCTCATCTACAGCCTGAAAAACAAAGAGGTAAAGGTGGCTCTGAGGAGGATGCTGACCCGGAAGTCCAGACGGACCCTGTAG
- the LOC110562088 gene encoding olfactory receptor 8S1-like, protein MAWSNHSAITEFILTGLSDDPLIEALLFALFLGIYVLTMTGNLTLLLVIRADSHLHTPMYFFLSNLSFLDLCFSSVTVPKLLKDLLSVKKRISVEGCLAQVFFVFITAGTEAFLLSMMAYDRYAAVCHPLLYGQIMSNELCLKLVLLSWGLASLNSVVIVLLAVNLDFCEAYTIHHYICELPSLFPLSCSDISINVDILICSTLLHGLGTFLPIFFSYARIVSTILNMKSTTGRSKAFNTCSSHIIAVVLFFGSGLVRYLMPTSGSSLDMLSSLQYSAVTPMLNPLIYSLKNQEVKAAVKRTLGKCLQYLE, encoded by the coding sequence ATGGCCTGGAGCAACCACAGCGCCATCACAGAGTTCATTCTCACTGGGCTCTCTGATGACCCCCTGATCGAGGCTCTACTCTTCGCGCTCTTCCTGGGCATCTACGTCCTCACCATGACGGGAAACCTGACGCTGCTGCTGGTCATCAGGGCCGACTCCCACCTCCAcacccccatgtacttcttcctgagCAACCTGTCGTTCCTGGATCTCTGCTTCTCATCCGTCACGGTGCCGAAGCTGCTGAAGGACCTCCTGTCGGTGAAGAAACGCATCTCTGTGGAGGGCTGCCTGGCTCAGGTCTTCTTCGTGTTCATCACTGCGGGGACTGAAGCCTTTCTTCTTTCAATGATGGCTTATGACCGCTACGCTGCTGTATGCCACCCACTGCTCTACGGCCAGATAATGAGCAATGAGCTCTGTCTGAAGCTCGTTCTGCTCTCATGGGGCCTGGCCTCTCTCAATTCAGTAGTCATTGTGCTCTTGGCTGTGAACCTGGACTTCTGTGAGGCCTACACCATACACCACTATATCTGTGAGctgccttctctctttcctctgtcttGCTCTGACATCTCCATCAATGTTGACATCTTGATCTGCTCCACCTTGTTGCATGGGCTCGGAACCTTTCTCCCAATCTTCTTTTCTTATGCCCGAATTGTATCCACCATCCTGAACATGAAATCCACCACAGGGAGGAGCAAGGCATTTAACACTTGCTCTTCTCACATCATAGCAGTGGTCCTGTTTTTTGGGTCAGGCCTGGTTCGTTATCTCATGCCCACGTCTGGTTCCTCCCTTGACATGCTCTCTTCCTTGCAGTACAGCGCAGTCACCCCCATGCTGAATCCTCTCATCTACAGCCTGAAGAACCAGGAGGTGAAGGCAGCTGTGAAAAGGACATTAGGGAAATGCCTGCAGTACTTGGAGTGA